One stretch of Falco naumanni isolate bFalNau1 chromosome 7, bFalNau1.pat, whole genome shotgun sequence DNA includes these proteins:
- the SLTM gene encoding SAFB-like transcription modulator isoform X4 produces MAAAASSPAAAGAPAAPAAPAAVAPTPTESKKITDLRVIDLKSELKRRNLDITGVKTVLISRLKQAIEEEGGDPDNIEITVSADTPTKKPTKGKGKKQEADELTGDASVEDDSFVKVIKESESETQDASDQDGNDEVKDFKESVEDENLNSKELPSTEKKRYHDLEPAETTEDAEKDSESQENEGQDIEDYTFPTVHDGEDEENEKDKAGSGDGTQEVSKPLPSEESLAEADHTAHEEMEANTSVKEAEDDNISVTIQAEDAITLDFDGDDLLETGKNVKITDSEASKPKDGQDTISQSLEKESKDYEMTENHKDGKKEDCVKGDPVKKEARESSKKAESGDKEKDTLKKGPSSTGASGQAKSSTKESKESKTTSKDDKGSASSVSGSSGSSTRNLWVSGLSSNTKAADLKNLFGKYGKVLGAKVVTNARSPGAKCYGIVTMSSSTEVARCIAHLHRTELHGQQISVEKVKGDPSKKELKKESDEKSGSGRSMGDKKTTSSDKASKTPSTKKEEKKSEKSEKKESKEGKKTEGKDEKSDNGASGPNQESTKKTEEKKRISGKSPGQVVVLDQTKGDQGHTRTVRRGRFDKPQILRNKERIIQDKVKFREYRGRKDILPFEKMKEQRLREHMVRLERIRRAVELRRRREIAERERRERERIRIMHEREECLQRERERLEIERQKLERERMERERLERERVRIEQERRKEAERIAREREELRRQQQQLRYEQEKRNSLKRPRDVDHRRDDPYWNENKKMALDTDARFGHGSDYSRQQNRFNDFDHRERGRYPEGSSVPSSSFDRRERFVNQGEAKKTRPTARREEPGFERYPKNFSESRRNEPPQPRSELRDTDRREVRGDRDERRTVIIHDRPEIPHGRHPRETGSNPPRQTNWKSEGSISTDKRDGRGERPDRSGREVSGHVRGAPPGSRSSASGYGSREGERGVMGERGGGQHYNEDRHVVERHSRETGPRKEWHGPSSQGSGYHDTRRMGDGRGGGGMMSPHTSNSSPINRVVQITGNSMQRGSGSGFKPFKGGPPRRF; encoded by the exons GTAAAAAGCAGGAAGCTGATGAATTAACTGGTGATGCTTCAGTAGAAGATGATTCCTTTGTCAAGGTAATaaaa GAAAGTGAATCGGAGACTCAAGATGCAAGTGATCAAGATGGAAATGATGAAGTAAAGGATTTTAAAGAATCTGTTGAAGATGAGAACTTGAATTCTAAAGAACTGCCatctacagaaaagaaaagataccACGACCTGGAGCCAGCAGAGACAACAGAGGATGCAGAAAAGGATTCCGAAAGTCAG GAAAATGAAGGCCAAGACATAGAAGATTATACTTTTCCGACTGTCCAT GACGGTGAAGAcgaagaaaatgagaaag ATAAAGCAGGTTCTGGTGATGGTACACAAGAAGTATCTAAACCTCTTCCTTCAGAAGAAAGCCTAGCTGAGGCTGATCACACGGCTCATGAAGAGATGGAAGCTAACACCTCTGTGAAAGAAGCTGAGGATGATAACATATCGGTTACAATCCAGGCTGAAGATGCCATCACTCTGGATTTTGATGGTGATGACCTCCTAGAAACAggtaaaaatgtgaaaattacaGATTCTGAAGCAAGTAAGCCAAAGGATGGGCAGGATACCATTTCAcagagcctggagaaggaaagcaaggaCTATGAGATGACTGAGAACCATAAAGATGGTAAGAAGGAAGACTGCGTGAAGGGTGATCCCGTCAAGAAGGAAGCCAGAGAAAGTTCAAAGAAAGCAGAATCTGGAGACAAAGAAAAGGATACTTTGAAGAAAGGTCCCTCGTCTACTGGGGCCTCTGGTCAAGCaaagag CTCTACTAAGGAATCTAAAGAAAGCAAGACAACATCAAAGGATGATAAAG GAAGTGCAAGCAGTGTTAGTGGTAGCAGTGGAAGTTCAACTAGAAACCTGTGGGTTAGCGGACTGTCTTCCAACACAAAAGCTGCTGACTTGAAAAATCTCTTCGGCAAATACGGAAAG GTACTTGGTGCTAAGGTGGTCACAAACGCACGAAGCCCAGGGGCAAAATGTTATGGCATAGTAACAATGTCTTCTAGTACAGAAGTGGCTAGATGTATAGCACACCTTCATCGAACAGAGCTGCACGGACAACAAATTTCTGTTGAGAAA gtgaAAGGCGATCCCTCCAAAAAGGAGTTGAAGAAGGAAAGTGATGAGAAATCTGGTTCGGGTAGAAGCATGGGAGATAAGAAGACAACATCAAGTGATAAAGCCAGCAA AACTCCGTCaaccaaaaaagaagaaaagaaatctgagaaatctgaaaaaaaagaaagtaaagaaggcaagaaaacagaaggtaaaGATGAGAAGAGTGATAATGGAGCGAGTGGCCCCAATCAAGAATCCACtaaaaaaactgaagaaaagaaaagaataa GTGGTAAAAGCCCAGGTCAAGTTGTAGTTTTAGACCAAACAAAAGGAGACCAAGGCCACACTAGGACAGTTAGAAGGGGAAGGTTTGATAAA CCACAGATATTGAGGAACAAAGAGCGTATTATTCAAGATAAAGTGAAATTCAGGGAATACAGGGGTAGAAAGGATATCTTGCCTTTTGAAAAGATGAAGGAACAGAGATTGCGAGAACACATGGTTCGATTGGAAAGAATACGACGAGCTGTTGAACTCCGAAG gcGAAGAGAAATTGCTGAGAGGGAACGTCGTGAGAGAGAACGCATAAGAATAATGCATGAACGAGAAGAATGCTTGCAGAGAGAAAGGGAACGATTAGAAATTGAAAGGCAAAAACTGGAGAGGGAAAGGATGGAACGGGAGCGTTTGGAAAGAGAACGTGTTCGTATTGAACAG GAACGTCGAAAAGAAGCAGAGCGTATTGCTCGCGAAAGGGAGGAGCTCCGtcgacagcagcagcaacttcGTTATGAACAGGAAAAGAGGAATTCTTTGAAACGTCCACGTGATGTAGATCACAG gagaGATGATCCTTactggaatgaaaataaaaagatggctCTTGATACAGATGCACGTTTTGGTCATGGTTCAGATTATAGTCGCCAGCAGAACAGGTTTAACGATTTTGATCACAGAGAACGGGGACGATATCCAGAAGGTTCTTCTGTTCCATCATCATCTTTTGATAG GCGAGAACGTTTTGTAAATCAAGGTGAAGCAAAAAAGACTCGCCCGACAGCACGAAGAGAAGAGCCAGGCTTTGAGAGATATCCTAAGAACTTCAGTGAGTCCAGGAGAAACGAACCACCGCAGCCAAGAAGTGAACTGCGAGATACAGACAGACGAGAGGTGCGAGGAGACAGAGACGAAAGAAGAACAGTGATAATTCATGACAGACCTGAAATACCACACGGTCGACATCCAAGAGAGACTGGTTCAAATCCACCTAGGCAAACAAATTGGAAGAGTGAGGGAAGCATAAGCACAGACAAACGGGATGGCAG AGGCGAGAGGCCAGATCGATCGGGAAGAGAAGTGTCTGGACACGTGAGAGGGGCACCTCCTGGTAGCCGGAGCAGTGCTTCTGGGTAtggaagcagggaaggagaacGAGGCGTGATGGGAGAAAGAGGTGGAGGACAA CACTATAACGAGGACAGACACGTTGTTGAACGCCACAGTCGTGAAACTGGACCAAGAAAAGAATGGCATGGACCTAGTTCTCAAGGAAGCGGGTATCATGACACGAGGAGAATGGGAGATGGCCGTGGAGGAGGGGGCATGATGTCTCCACACACAAG TAACTCATCACCAATTAATAGAGTTGTACAGATCACAGGCAATTCCATGCAGAGGGGAAGTGGCTCAGGATTTAAGCCATTTAAAGGTGGACCTCCACGAAGATTCTAA
- the SLTM gene encoding SAFB-like transcription modulator isoform X9 produces the protein MAAAASSPAAAGAPAAPAAPAAVAPTPTESKKITDLRVIDLKSELKRRNLDITGVKTVLISRLKQAIEEEGGDPDNIEITVSADTPTKKPTKGKGKKQEADELTGDASVEDDSFVKESESETQDASDQDGNDEVKDFKESVEDENLNSKELPSTEKKRYHDLEPAETTEDAEKDSESQENEGQDIEDYTFPTVHDGEDEENEKEESLAEADHTAHEEMEANTSVKEAEDDNISVTIQAEDAITLDFDGDDLLETGKNVKITDSEASKPKDGQDTISQSLEKESKDYEMTENHKDGKKEDCVKGDPVKKEARESSKKAESGDKEKDTLKKGPSSTGASGQAKSSTKESKESKTTSKDDKGSASSVSGSSGSSTRNLWVSGLSSNTKAADLKNLFGKYGKVLGAKVVTNARSPGAKCYGIVTMSSSTEVARCIAHLHRTELHGQQISVEKVKGDPSKKELKKESDEKSGSGRSMGDKKTTSSDKASKTPSTKKEEKKSEKSEKKESKEGKKTEGKDEKSDNGASGPNQESTKKTEEKKRISGKSPGQVVVLDQTKGDQGHTRTVRRGRFDKPQILRNKERIIQDKVKFREYRGRKDILPFEKMKEQRLREHMVRLERIRRAVELRRRREIAERERRERERIRIMHEREECLQRERERLEIERQKLERERMERERLERERVRIEQERRKEAERIAREREELRRQQQQLRYEQEKRNSLKRPRDVDHRRDDPYWNENKKMALDTDARFGHGSDYSRQQNRFNDFDHRERGRYPEGSSVPSSSFDRRERFVNQGEAKKTRPTARREEPGFERYPKNFSESRRNEPPQPRSELRDTDRREVRGDRDERRTVIIHDRPEIPHGRHPRETGSNPPRQTNWKSEGSISTDKRDGRGERPDRSGREVSGHVRGAPPGSRSSASGYGSREGERGVMGERGGGQHYNEDRHVVERHSRETGPRKEWHGPSSQGSGYHDTRRMGDGRGGGGMMSPHTSNSSPINRVVQITGNSMQRGSGSGFKPFKGGPPRRF, from the exons GTAAAAAGCAGGAAGCTGATGAATTAACTGGTGATGCTTCAGTAGAAGATGATTCCTTTGTCAAG GAAAGTGAATCGGAGACTCAAGATGCAAGTGATCAAGATGGAAATGATGAAGTAAAGGATTTTAAAGAATCTGTTGAAGATGAGAACTTGAATTCTAAAGAACTGCCatctacagaaaagaaaagataccACGACCTGGAGCCAGCAGAGACAACAGAGGATGCAGAAAAGGATTCCGAAAGTCAG GAAAATGAAGGCCAAGACATAGAAGATTATACTTTTCCGACTGTCCAT GACGGTGAAGAcgaagaaaatgagaaag AAGAAAGCCTAGCTGAGGCTGATCACACGGCTCATGAAGAGATGGAAGCTAACACCTCTGTGAAAGAAGCTGAGGATGATAACATATCGGTTACAATCCAGGCTGAAGATGCCATCACTCTGGATTTTGATGGTGATGACCTCCTAGAAACAggtaaaaatgtgaaaattacaGATTCTGAAGCAAGTAAGCCAAAGGATGGGCAGGATACCATTTCAcagagcctggagaaggaaagcaaggaCTATGAGATGACTGAGAACCATAAAGATGGTAAGAAGGAAGACTGCGTGAAGGGTGATCCCGTCAAGAAGGAAGCCAGAGAAAGTTCAAAGAAAGCAGAATCTGGAGACAAAGAAAAGGATACTTTGAAGAAAGGTCCCTCGTCTACTGGGGCCTCTGGTCAAGCaaagag CTCTACTAAGGAATCTAAAGAAAGCAAGACAACATCAAAGGATGATAAAG GAAGTGCAAGCAGTGTTAGTGGTAGCAGTGGAAGTTCAACTAGAAACCTGTGGGTTAGCGGACTGTCTTCCAACACAAAAGCTGCTGACTTGAAAAATCTCTTCGGCAAATACGGAAAG GTACTTGGTGCTAAGGTGGTCACAAACGCACGAAGCCCAGGGGCAAAATGTTATGGCATAGTAACAATGTCTTCTAGTACAGAAGTGGCTAGATGTATAGCACACCTTCATCGAACAGAGCTGCACGGACAACAAATTTCTGTTGAGAAA gtgaAAGGCGATCCCTCCAAAAAGGAGTTGAAGAAGGAAAGTGATGAGAAATCTGGTTCGGGTAGAAGCATGGGAGATAAGAAGACAACATCAAGTGATAAAGCCAGCAA AACTCCGTCaaccaaaaaagaagaaaagaaatctgagaaatctgaaaaaaaagaaagtaaagaaggcaagaaaacagaaggtaaaGATGAGAAGAGTGATAATGGAGCGAGTGGCCCCAATCAAGAATCCACtaaaaaaactgaagaaaagaaaagaataa GTGGTAAAAGCCCAGGTCAAGTTGTAGTTTTAGACCAAACAAAAGGAGACCAAGGCCACACTAGGACAGTTAGAAGGGGAAGGTTTGATAAA CCACAGATATTGAGGAACAAAGAGCGTATTATTCAAGATAAAGTGAAATTCAGGGAATACAGGGGTAGAAAGGATATCTTGCCTTTTGAAAAGATGAAGGAACAGAGATTGCGAGAACACATGGTTCGATTGGAAAGAATACGACGAGCTGTTGAACTCCGAAG gcGAAGAGAAATTGCTGAGAGGGAACGTCGTGAGAGAGAACGCATAAGAATAATGCATGAACGAGAAGAATGCTTGCAGAGAGAAAGGGAACGATTAGAAATTGAAAGGCAAAAACTGGAGAGGGAAAGGATGGAACGGGAGCGTTTGGAAAGAGAACGTGTTCGTATTGAACAG GAACGTCGAAAAGAAGCAGAGCGTATTGCTCGCGAAAGGGAGGAGCTCCGtcgacagcagcagcaacttcGTTATGAACAGGAAAAGAGGAATTCTTTGAAACGTCCACGTGATGTAGATCACAG gagaGATGATCCTTactggaatgaaaataaaaagatggctCTTGATACAGATGCACGTTTTGGTCATGGTTCAGATTATAGTCGCCAGCAGAACAGGTTTAACGATTTTGATCACAGAGAACGGGGACGATATCCAGAAGGTTCTTCTGTTCCATCATCATCTTTTGATAG GCGAGAACGTTTTGTAAATCAAGGTGAAGCAAAAAAGACTCGCCCGACAGCACGAAGAGAAGAGCCAGGCTTTGAGAGATATCCTAAGAACTTCAGTGAGTCCAGGAGAAACGAACCACCGCAGCCAAGAAGTGAACTGCGAGATACAGACAGACGAGAGGTGCGAGGAGACAGAGACGAAAGAAGAACAGTGATAATTCATGACAGACCTGAAATACCACACGGTCGACATCCAAGAGAGACTGGTTCAAATCCACCTAGGCAAACAAATTGGAAGAGTGAGGGAAGCATAAGCACAGACAAACGGGATGGCAG AGGCGAGAGGCCAGATCGATCGGGAAGAGAAGTGTCTGGACACGTGAGAGGGGCACCTCCTGGTAGCCGGAGCAGTGCTTCTGGGTAtggaagcagggaaggagaacGAGGCGTGATGGGAGAAAGAGGTGGAGGACAA CACTATAACGAGGACAGACACGTTGTTGAACGCCACAGTCGTGAAACTGGACCAAGAAAAGAATGGCATGGACCTAGTTCTCAAGGAAGCGGGTATCATGACACGAGGAGAATGGGAGATGGCCGTGGAGGAGGGGGCATGATGTCTCCACACACAAG TAACTCATCACCAATTAATAGAGTTGTACAGATCACAGGCAATTCCATGCAGAGGGGAAGTGGCTCAGGATTTAAGCCATTTAAAGGTGGACCTCCACGAAGATTCTAA
- the SLTM gene encoding SAFB-like transcription modulator isoform X2, whose translation MAAAASSPAAAGAPAAPAAPAAVAPTPTESKKITDLRVIDLKSELKRRNLDITGVKTVLISRLKQAIEEEGGDPDNIEITVSADTPTKKPTKGKGKKQEADELTGDASVEDDSFVKVIKESESETQDASDQDGNDEVKDFKESVEDENLNSKELPSTEKKRYHDLEPAETTEDAEKDSESQENEGQDIEDYTFPTVHDGEDEENEKDKAGSGDGTQEVSKPLPSEESLAEADHTAHEEMEANTSVKEAEDDNISVTIQAEDAITLDFDGDDLLETGKNVKITDSEASKPKDGQDTISQSLEKESKDYEMTENHKDGKKEDCVKGDPVKKEARESSKKAESGDKEKDTLKKGPSSTGASGQAKSSTKESKESKTTSKDDKGSASSVSGSSGSSTRNLWVSGLSSNTKAADLKNLFGKYGKVLGAKVVTNARSPGAKCYGIVTMSSSTEVARCIAHLHRTELHGQQISVEKVKGDPSKKELKKESDEKSGSGRSMGDKKTTSSDKASKTPSTKKEEKKSEKSEKKESKEGKKTEGKDEKSDNGASGPNQESTKKTEEKKRISGKSPGQVVVLDQTKGDQGHTRTVRRGRFDKPQILRNKERIIQDKVKFREYRGRKDILPFEKMKEQRLREHMVRLERIRRAVELRRRREIAERERRERERIRIMHEREECLQRERERLEIERQKLERERMERERLERERVRIEQERRKEAERIAREREELRRQQQQLRYEQEKRNSLKRPRDVDHRRDDPYWNENKKMALDTDARFGHGSDYSRQQNRFNDFDHRERGRYPEGSSVPSSSFDRRERFVNQGEAKKTRPTARREEPGFERYPKNFSESRRNEPPQPRSELRDTDRREVRGDRDERRTVIIHDRPEIPHGRHPRETGSNPPRQTNWKSEGSISTDKRDGSNFYRGERPDRSGREVSGHVRGAPPGSRSSASGYGSREGERGVMGERGGGQHYNEDRHVVERHSRETGPRKEWHGPSSQGSGYHDTRRMGDGRGGGGMMSPHTSSRVAGGSIAEPHRSQRLLAASPFLHGFKSLLRV comes from the exons GTAAAAAGCAGGAAGCTGATGAATTAACTGGTGATGCTTCAGTAGAAGATGATTCCTTTGTCAAGGTAATaaaa GAAAGTGAATCGGAGACTCAAGATGCAAGTGATCAAGATGGAAATGATGAAGTAAAGGATTTTAAAGAATCTGTTGAAGATGAGAACTTGAATTCTAAAGAACTGCCatctacagaaaagaaaagataccACGACCTGGAGCCAGCAGAGACAACAGAGGATGCAGAAAAGGATTCCGAAAGTCAG GAAAATGAAGGCCAAGACATAGAAGATTATACTTTTCCGACTGTCCAT GACGGTGAAGAcgaagaaaatgagaaag ATAAAGCAGGTTCTGGTGATGGTACACAAGAAGTATCTAAACCTCTTCCTTCAGAAGAAAGCCTAGCTGAGGCTGATCACACGGCTCATGAAGAGATGGAAGCTAACACCTCTGTGAAAGAAGCTGAGGATGATAACATATCGGTTACAATCCAGGCTGAAGATGCCATCACTCTGGATTTTGATGGTGATGACCTCCTAGAAACAggtaaaaatgtgaaaattacaGATTCTGAAGCAAGTAAGCCAAAGGATGGGCAGGATACCATTTCAcagagcctggagaaggaaagcaaggaCTATGAGATGACTGAGAACCATAAAGATGGTAAGAAGGAAGACTGCGTGAAGGGTGATCCCGTCAAGAAGGAAGCCAGAGAAAGTTCAAAGAAAGCAGAATCTGGAGACAAAGAAAAGGATACTTTGAAGAAAGGTCCCTCGTCTACTGGGGCCTCTGGTCAAGCaaagag CTCTACTAAGGAATCTAAAGAAAGCAAGACAACATCAAAGGATGATAAAG GAAGTGCAAGCAGTGTTAGTGGTAGCAGTGGAAGTTCAACTAGAAACCTGTGGGTTAGCGGACTGTCTTCCAACACAAAAGCTGCTGACTTGAAAAATCTCTTCGGCAAATACGGAAAG GTACTTGGTGCTAAGGTGGTCACAAACGCACGAAGCCCAGGGGCAAAATGTTATGGCATAGTAACAATGTCTTCTAGTACAGAAGTGGCTAGATGTATAGCACACCTTCATCGAACAGAGCTGCACGGACAACAAATTTCTGTTGAGAAA gtgaAAGGCGATCCCTCCAAAAAGGAGTTGAAGAAGGAAAGTGATGAGAAATCTGGTTCGGGTAGAAGCATGGGAGATAAGAAGACAACATCAAGTGATAAAGCCAGCAA AACTCCGTCaaccaaaaaagaagaaaagaaatctgagaaatctgaaaaaaaagaaagtaaagaaggcaagaaaacagaaggtaaaGATGAGAAGAGTGATAATGGAGCGAGTGGCCCCAATCAAGAATCCACtaaaaaaactgaagaaaagaaaagaataa GTGGTAAAAGCCCAGGTCAAGTTGTAGTTTTAGACCAAACAAAAGGAGACCAAGGCCACACTAGGACAGTTAGAAGGGGAAGGTTTGATAAA CCACAGATATTGAGGAACAAAGAGCGTATTATTCAAGATAAAGTGAAATTCAGGGAATACAGGGGTAGAAAGGATATCTTGCCTTTTGAAAAGATGAAGGAACAGAGATTGCGAGAACACATGGTTCGATTGGAAAGAATACGACGAGCTGTTGAACTCCGAAG gcGAAGAGAAATTGCTGAGAGGGAACGTCGTGAGAGAGAACGCATAAGAATAATGCATGAACGAGAAGAATGCTTGCAGAGAGAAAGGGAACGATTAGAAATTGAAAGGCAAAAACTGGAGAGGGAAAGGATGGAACGGGAGCGTTTGGAAAGAGAACGTGTTCGTATTGAACAG GAACGTCGAAAAGAAGCAGAGCGTATTGCTCGCGAAAGGGAGGAGCTCCGtcgacagcagcagcaacttcGTTATGAACAGGAAAAGAGGAATTCTTTGAAACGTCCACGTGATGTAGATCACAG gagaGATGATCCTTactggaatgaaaataaaaagatggctCTTGATACAGATGCACGTTTTGGTCATGGTTCAGATTATAGTCGCCAGCAGAACAGGTTTAACGATTTTGATCACAGAGAACGGGGACGATATCCAGAAGGTTCTTCTGTTCCATCATCATCTTTTGATAG GCGAGAACGTTTTGTAAATCAAGGTGAAGCAAAAAAGACTCGCCCGACAGCACGAAGAGAAGAGCCAGGCTTTGAGAGATATCCTAAGAACTTCAGTGAGTCCAGGAGAAACGAACCACCGCAGCCAAGAAGTGAACTGCGAGATACAGACAGACGAGAGGTGCGAGGAGACAGAGACGAAAGAAGAACAGTGATAATTCATGACAGACCTGAAATACCACACGGTCGACATCCAAGAGAGACTGGTTCAAATCCACCTAGGCAAACAAATTGGAAGAGTGAGGGAAGCATAAGCACAGACAAACGGGATGGCAG caatttttacaGAGGCGAGAGGCCAGATCGATCGGGAAGAGAAGTGTCTGGACACGTGAGAGGGGCACCTCCTGGTAGCCGGAGCAGTGCTTCTGGGTAtggaagcagggaaggagaacGAGGCGTGATGGGAGAAAGAGGTGGAGGACAA CACTATAACGAGGACAGACACGTTGTTGAACGCCACAGTCGTGAAACTGGACCAAGAAAAGAATGGCATGGACCTAGTTCTCAAGGAAGCGGGTATCATGACACGAGGAGAATGGGAGATGGCCGTGGAGGAGGGGGCATGATGTCTCCACACACAAG CAGTCGCGTTGCTGGTGGCAGCATTGCCGAGCCGCACCGAAGCCAGCGACTTCTCGCAGCGTCTCCCTTCTTGCATGGTTTCAAGTCTCTTTTGAGAGTTTAA